In the genome of Halobacterium noricense, one region contains:
- a CDS encoding aldo/keto reductase codes for MEHTTLGDTGMEVSRICLGCMSFGSSEWRPWVLDEEDARPVIERAIELGVNFFDTANMYSEGESERILGNVLADYDRDAQVVATKGYFQMDPDDPNSGGLSRKAVEQELENSLDRLGMETVDLYQTHRWDYDTPIDETLAALTDAVRRGKTRYIGASSQWAHQFADALHTSDREDDERFVTMQNHYNLVYREEEREMLPLCEKEGIGVMPWSPLARGYLTRPHEDVKATQRGASEKRLYEHPYREGSGPEVNERVQELADEKDVKMAQIALAWLFHKDRVDAPIVGTTSIEHLEDAVEALDIDLSDSDIEHLEEPYEPVPASGHE; via the coding sequence ATGGAGCACACGACACTCGGCGACACCGGGATGGAGGTCTCCCGAATCTGTCTTGGGTGTATGAGCTTCGGGTCCTCGGAGTGGCGGCCGTGGGTGCTAGACGAGGAGGACGCGCGGCCCGTCATCGAGCGCGCCATCGAGTTGGGCGTGAACTTCTTCGATACGGCGAACATGTACTCCGAGGGCGAGAGCGAGCGCATCCTCGGGAACGTGCTCGCGGACTACGACCGCGACGCGCAGGTCGTCGCCACGAAGGGGTACTTCCAGATGGACCCCGACGACCCGAACTCCGGCGGACTCTCCCGGAAGGCCGTCGAACAGGAGTTGGAGAATTCGCTGGACCGCCTCGGGATGGAGACGGTTGACCTCTACCAGACCCACCGCTGGGACTACGACACACCCATCGACGAGACGCTGGCGGCGCTCACGGACGCCGTGCGGCGCGGGAAGACGCGCTACATCGGAGCGTCCTCGCAGTGGGCTCACCAGTTCGCGGACGCGCTGCACACCAGCGACCGCGAGGACGACGAGCGGTTCGTGACGATGCAGAATCACTACAACCTCGTCTACCGGGAGGAGGAACGCGAGATGCTGCCGCTCTGCGAGAAGGAAGGTATCGGCGTGATGCCGTGGTCGCCGCTCGCGCGCGGCTACCTCACGCGGCCTCACGAGGACGTTAAAGCCACTCAGCGTGGTGCCAGCGAGAAGCGCCTCTACGAGCACCCCTACCGGGAAGGCAGCGGCCCGGAAGTCAACGAGCGCGTGCAGGAGCTCGCCGACGAGAAGGACGTGAAGATGGCCCAAATCGCGCTCGCGTGGCTGTTCCACAAGGACCGCGTGGACGCGCCCATCGTCGGCACGACGAGCATCGAACACCTGGAGGACGCCGTCGAAGCCCTCGACATCGACCTCTCGGACTCGGACATCGAGCACCTCGAAGAACCCTACGAGCCAGTGCCCGCCTCGGGCCACGAGTGA
- a CDS encoding RAD55 family ATPase, with translation MTYNVDGVLPTGLVSGFDDGTNLLLSGPAMSGKRELLLSLLARGEADGDGSVIVTARDPAEEVATEYADAVGAEPRFLRIIDCVSAQSGSATNGDNTHYVSSPGDLTGMGIEFSEVARSAGGAGVDRLRVGFDSLSPLLMYVDLQRLFRFLHVFTSQIQSQGWLGVFSVDPESHDDQTINTISQLFDGVIDVRLTDDGDREVRVRGVTDTPTEWTVVE, from the coding sequence ATGACGTACAACGTCGATGGGGTACTCCCCACCGGGCTCGTTTCGGGGTTCGACGACGGCACGAACCTCCTGTTGAGCGGCCCGGCGATGTCCGGTAAGCGCGAGCTCCTCCTGTCGCTGCTGGCGCGCGGCGAGGCCGACGGCGATGGTTCCGTCATCGTGACGGCCCGCGACCCGGCAGAGGAGGTGGCCACCGAGTACGCCGACGCGGTCGGCGCGGAGCCCCGGTTCCTCCGCATCATCGACTGCGTCAGCGCACAGAGCGGCAGCGCTACGAACGGCGACAACACCCACTACGTCTCCTCACCGGGCGACCTGACGGGGATGGGCATCGAGTTCTCGGAAGTCGCGCGCAGCGCCGGCGGCGCGGGCGTCGACCGGCTTCGCGTGGGCTTCGACTCGCTGTCCCCCCTGTTGATGTACGTCGACCTCCAGCGGCTCTTCCGGTTCCTCCACGTGTTCACGAGCCAGATACAGTCACAGGGCTGGCTGGGCGTGTTCTCTGTCGACCCGGAGAGCCACGACGACCAGACCATCAACACCATCAGCCAGCTGTTCGACGGCGTTATCGACGTCCGGCTGACTGACGACGGCGACCGCGAAGTCCGCGTGCGTGGCGTCACCGACACGCCGACCGAGTGGACCGTCGTGGAGTGA
- a CDS encoding potassium channel family protein: MSRQERRVLAYAGLLVAVAATYTVAFKHGMAFFEGRELTYVESLQFVGQTFTTTGYGEYAPWTSNVMLITVVVMQLSGVFLIFLTLPLFVVPWIEERLEVEPPHSVDLEDHVVICGFGARDETLAAELDAQGVEYVVLTDDRETALSLYEDGWRAVHGDPETERGLERANVADARTVVLDESDERNATIALTVGDLAPNVQTVCFVEDPSLAEYLRYAGADRVLGPREILGRSLARNVTTSITSRLGDAVEIGENFEVVEMPVQYGSDLDRATLRETDLLEPGGVNAVGAWFAGEFVGSPDPDRELTRNTVLLVAGREDDLEAFEERTLAPTDEQGDEYVVVAGYGEVGSTVREVLDEEDIDTTVVDIEDRPGVDIVGDATEGGTLRTAGIEDATALVLALGDDTSTVFATLVAREESERVEILCRANDTESARKLYAAGADYVLSLATVAGRMLAQTILDEDVMALDKQIDVVRTEAPALVGQTLAEADVRARTGCTVVAVQRNGDVVSQPDADFRIREGDALVVVGADADVARFNEVAGVHVGPP; this comes from the coding sequence ATGTCGAGACAGGAGCGCCGCGTGCTCGCGTACGCCGGCCTCCTCGTGGCCGTCGCAGCGACGTACACCGTCGCGTTCAAGCACGGGATGGCGTTCTTCGAGGGCCGCGAACTGACCTACGTCGAGTCCCTCCAGTTCGTCGGGCAGACGTTCACCACCACTGGGTACGGCGAGTACGCGCCGTGGACGTCGAACGTGATGCTGATTACGGTTGTCGTGATGCAGCTCAGCGGCGTCTTCCTCATCTTCCTGACGCTGCCGCTGTTCGTCGTGCCGTGGATAGAGGAGCGCCTGGAGGTCGAGCCGCCCCACAGCGTCGACCTCGAAGACCACGTCGTCATCTGCGGGTTCGGGGCGCGCGACGAGACGCTCGCCGCGGAACTGGACGCGCAGGGCGTCGAGTACGTCGTCCTCACCGACGACCGCGAGACCGCGCTCTCGCTGTACGAGGACGGCTGGCGCGCGGTCCACGGCGACCCGGAGACCGAGCGCGGCCTCGAACGCGCGAACGTCGCGGACGCCCGCACGGTCGTCCTCGACGAGAGCGACGAGCGCAACGCCACCATCGCGTTGACCGTCGGCGACCTCGCGCCCAACGTCCAGACGGTCTGTTTCGTGGAGGACCCGTCGCTGGCGGAGTACCTCCGGTACGCGGGCGCGGACCGCGTGCTCGGGCCGCGGGAGATTCTCGGCCGGAGCCTCGCGCGCAACGTCACGACCAGCATCACGTCCCGGCTCGGAGACGCGGTCGAAATCGGCGAGAACTTCGAGGTCGTGGAGATGCCCGTCCAGTACGGCAGCGACCTCGACCGTGCCACGCTCCGCGAGACTGACCTGCTCGAACCCGGCGGCGTGAACGCGGTCGGCGCGTGGTTCGCGGGCGAGTTCGTCGGCTCCCCGGACCCCGACCGCGAGCTCACGCGCAACACCGTGTTGCTGGTCGCCGGCCGCGAGGACGACCTCGAAGCCTTCGAGGAGCGCACGCTCGCGCCCACCGACGAACAGGGCGACGAGTACGTCGTCGTCGCGGGGTACGGCGAGGTCGGGTCGACCGTCCGCGAGGTGCTCGACGAGGAAGACATCGACACGACGGTCGTGGACATCGAGGACCGCCCCGGCGTGGACATCGTTGGGGATGCAACGGAGGGCGGGACGCTGCGCACCGCGGGCATCGAGGACGCGACCGCGCTCGTGCTCGCGCTCGGCGACGACACGTCGACGGTGTTCGCCACGCTCGTCGCCCGTGAAGAGAGCGAGCGCGTGGAGATTCTCTGCCGGGCGAACGACACCGAGAGCGCCCGGAAGCTCTACGCGGCGGGCGCGGACTACGTGCTGTCGCTGGCGACCGTCGCCGGCCGGATGCTCGCCCAGACCATCCTCGACGAGGACGTGATGGCCCTCGACAAGCAAATCGACGTCGTGCGCACCGAGGCACCGGCGCTCGTCGGACAGACGCTCGCGGAGGCGGACGTCCGCGCTCGCACCGGGTGTACGGTGGTCGCGGTCCAGCGCAACGGCGACGTCGTCTCCCAGCCCGACGCCGACTTCCGGATTCGCGAGGGGGACGCGCTCGTCGTGGTGGGCGCGGACGCGGACGTCGCGCGGTTCAACGAGGTCGCGGGCGTGCATGTTGGCCCCCCGTGA
- a CDS encoding SOS response-associated peptidase, with protein MCGRYALFSDPENLAAEFGLDDASYEATYNAAPSEELPVLLDDEPTSFSTARWGLVPSWSEGPKDGPDPINARAETLTERRLFSEAYRQRRCLVPADGFYEWIETGDGKQPYFVSRADGRSLLLAGLWETWTPEQKQTGLGEFGGDGPSRDAEPVRSFTVVTTEPNDFLADYHHRMAVVLDTETGERWLSADDPSDLLEPSDVELQAWPVSQAVNNPANDRPELVESVA; from the coding sequence ATGTGTGGCCGGTACGCGCTGTTCAGCGACCCGGAAAACCTCGCCGCGGAATTCGGCTTGGACGACGCCAGCTACGAGGCGACGTACAACGCCGCGCCCTCAGAGGAGTTGCCGGTGCTTCTGGACGACGAACCAACGTCATTTTCGACGGCGCGCTGGGGGCTGGTGCCGTCGTGGTCCGAGGGCCCGAAGGACGGCCCCGACCCAATCAACGCTCGCGCGGAGACGCTGACCGAGCGCCGACTGTTCTCGGAGGCGTACCGGCAACGGCGGTGCCTGGTACCCGCTGACGGCTTCTACGAGTGGATCGAGACCGGCGACGGCAAGCAGCCGTACTTCGTCTCGCGGGCCGACGGCCGGTCGCTCCTGCTGGCGGGGTTGTGGGAGACGTGGACGCCCGAGCAGAAACAGACCGGGCTCGGTGAATTCGGGGGCGACGGCCCGAGCCGGGACGCCGAACCGGTGCGGTCGTTCACCGTCGTCACCACCGAACCCAACGACTTCCTCGCGGACTACCACCACCGGATGGCGGTCGTGCTCGACACGGAGACGGGCGAGCGGTGGCTGTCCGCGGACGACCCCAGCGACCTCCTCGAACCGAGCGACGTCGAGTTGCAGGCGTGGCCAGTGTCACAGGCGGTCAACAATCCGGCGAACGACCGGCCGGAACTCGTCGAGTCCGTCGCGTAG
- a CDS encoding helix-turn-helix transcriptional regulator, giving the protein MTEADDAVALLAQRAELLRSLRDDPRGKQELAAAQSVSRSTVDRAVRTLEARGFVARDDAVSLTLRGRLALDAYDEFVDLLDALDAAGDLLDVLLADATIGGALLRGADVVQSNPIAPQRPYVAYQSIVEDATAIRGFAPVVLDENVAQFRDRIVDGEAPVDLTVAPAALDELVSSHADAVEESLDTGRLTLRKATTELDYGLVLAEQPERTVVCALVFDDHGLAGIVENDERHAVEWADSVYERIRAAAELLHG; this is encoded by the coding sequence ATGACCGAGGCCGACGACGCCGTCGCGTTGCTCGCCCAGCGCGCGGAGCTGTTGCGCTCGCTCCGGGACGACCCTCGCGGGAAGCAAGAGCTCGCGGCGGCACAGTCGGTCTCCCGGTCGACCGTCGACCGCGCGGTGCGCACTCTCGAAGCACGCGGGTTCGTCGCCCGCGACGACGCCGTCTCGCTCACACTCCGCGGACGGCTCGCGCTCGACGCCTACGACGAGTTCGTGGACCTCCTCGACGCACTCGACGCCGCTGGCGACCTGCTGGACGTGTTGCTCGCAGACGCGACAATCGGCGGCGCGCTGCTGCGCGGCGCGGACGTCGTGCAGTCGAACCCAATCGCACCACAACGCCCCTACGTCGCGTACCAGTCGATCGTCGAGGACGCGACCGCGATTCGGGGCTTCGCACCGGTCGTCCTCGACGAGAACGTCGCCCAGTTCCGCGACCGGATTGTGGACGGAGAAGCACCCGTCGACCTCACCGTCGCGCCCGCGGCGCTGGACGAACTCGTCTCCTCGCACGCCGACGCCGTCGAGGAGTCGCTCGACACCGGCCGGTTGACGCTCCGGAAGGCGACGACGGAGCTAGACTACGGGCTCGTGCTCGCCGAGCAGCCCGAACGGACGGTCGTCTGCGCGCTCGTCTTCGACGACCACGGGCTCGCCGGCATCGTCGAGAACGACGAGCGCCACGCTGTCGAGTGGGCCGACAGCGTCTACGAGCGGATTCGCGCGGCCGCCGAGTTGCTTCACGGATAG
- a CDS encoding DUF4149 domain-containing protein, with protein sequence MSLGSLVVHAALGMWLGSIVFFSFVAAPALFDELGEERAGDAVNVVFPRYYSFGIWMGTIVLVVWALGPTVADVAEPALVADVGVVAAFLANLYARYQLIPKMEAAGSDAFARYHKQSVGLNLVALAGLAAAFAVLHL encoded by the coding sequence ATGAGTCTCGGCTCCCTCGTCGTGCACGCCGCGCTCGGCATGTGGCTCGGCAGCATCGTCTTCTTCTCGTTCGTCGCCGCGCCCGCGCTGTTCGACGAACTCGGCGAGGAGCGCGCCGGCGACGCGGTCAACGTCGTCTTCCCGCGCTACTACTCGTTCGGCATCTGGATGGGCACAATCGTACTCGTCGTGTGGGCGCTCGGACCCACCGTCGCCGACGTCGCCGAGCCAGCCCTCGTCGCGGACGTCGGCGTCGTGGCGGCGTTCCTCGCGAACCTCTACGCGCGCTATCAGTTGATTCCGAAGATGGAGGCTGCCGGCTCCGACGCGTTCGCGCGCTACCACAAGCAGTCCGTCGGCCTCAACCTCGTCGCGCTCGCTGGCCTCGCCGCCGCGTTCGCCGTCCTTCACCTGTGA
- a CDS encoding class 1 fructose-bisphosphatase, whose translation MVVEAVFDVVADAAPEIRDGLPERRAKAATENVSGDVQLEADLWADDLLFERFAGVDGVNWYASEERDALEVVGDADDGYAVAVDPLDGSSNVQSNNPCGTVVGVYDEQLPASGRSLVAAGFVLYGPITTMTVARDGDVTKYLVEDDGRTDLGPVELPDDPVVYGFGGRVPDWTADFESFVREVEDEMKLRYGGAMIADVNQVLTYGGIFGYPGLQSRPEGKLRAHFESMPIAFVVEQAGGASSDGSQSLLDVEPDSLHERVPMFVGNQSVIDNLEAALPD comes from the coding sequence ATGGTCGTCGAGGCAGTCTTCGACGTCGTCGCCGACGCCGCGCCCGAGATTCGTGACGGACTTCCCGAGCGCCGCGCGAAAGCGGCGACCGAAAACGTCTCCGGCGACGTGCAACTGGAGGCCGACCTGTGGGCCGACGACCTGCTATTCGAGCGGTTCGCCGGCGTCGACGGCGTGAACTGGTACGCCAGCGAGGAGCGCGACGCCCTCGAAGTCGTCGGGGACGCCGACGACGGCTACGCGGTCGCCGTCGACCCGCTGGACGGCTCCTCGAACGTGCAGTCGAACAACCCCTGTGGGACCGTCGTCGGCGTCTACGACGAGCAACTGCCCGCCTCCGGCCGGAGCCTCGTCGCCGCGGGGTTCGTGCTGTACGGCCCGATTACGACGATGACGGTCGCTCGCGACGGCGACGTCACCAAGTACCTCGTCGAGGACGACGGGCGCACGGACCTCGGACCCGTCGAGCTTCCCGACGACCCGGTCGTCTACGGATTCGGCGGGCGCGTCCCGGACTGGACCGCCGACTTCGAGTCGTTCGTCCGCGAGGTCGAGGACGAGATGAAACTCCGGTACGGCGGCGCGATGATTGCGGACGTGAACCAGGTGTTGACGTACGGCGGCATCTTCGGGTATCCCGGGCTGCAGTCCCGTCCCGAAGGAAAGCTGCGCGCGCACTTCGAGTCGATGCCCATCGCGTTCGTCGTCGAGCAGGCCGGTGGCGCGTCAAGCGACGGCTCGCAGTCGCTGCTCGACGTCGAACCAGACAGCCTCCACGAGCGCGTGCCGATGTTCGTCGGGAACCAGTCAGTCATCGACAACCTCGAAGCCGCGCTACCGGACTGA
- a CDS encoding GIY-YIG nuclease family protein, with product MRPGTYTLLVELAGPATVEFGARGEYDLDAGWYAYTGSAFGAGGLTRVERHQRLARGESDARHWHVDYLLGHPESRIREVYVTENEEIECETARALNEAGTPLAGLGASDCECSTHLTFSPERRALDSQIARVHEDKLRKNRG from the coding sequence ATGCGGCCGGGCACGTACACGCTGCTCGTGGAACTCGCGGGGCCGGCGACCGTCGAATTCGGGGCGCGCGGTGAGTACGACCTCGACGCGGGCTGGTACGCGTACACGGGCAGCGCGTTCGGGGCGGGCGGACTGACGCGCGTCGAGCGTCACCAGCGGCTCGCACGCGGCGAGTCCGACGCCCGCCACTGGCACGTCGACTACTTGCTCGGGCACCCTGAATCACGTATTCGGGAAGTCTACGTCACGGAGAACGAGGAAATCGAGTGCGAGACGGCACGTGCGCTGAACGAGGCTGGAACGCCGCTGGCGGGCTTGGGTGCGTCGGACTGCGAGTGCTCCACGCACCTCACGTTCAGTCCGGAGAGAAGAGCACTAGACAGTCAGATAGCACGGGTTCACGAAGACAAACTGCGAAAGAACCGCGGATAG
- a CDS encoding DoxX family protein: MAITGTAAVFLLVGRVLFGGLIAFQGVNHFMNVDQLTGYADAKGVPAPRVGVVASGVMLILGGLSILAGAYATIGAGMVAVFLLVTSPAIHNFWAVAEEQTQSEMTDFIKNGELLGAALTFLAISGTEWEYAVGVGLF; the protein is encoded by the coding sequence GTGGCGATAACCGGTACCGCTGCAGTGTTCCTGCTGGTGGGCCGCGTACTGTTCGGCGGCCTCATCGCGTTCCAGGGCGTCAACCACTTCATGAACGTCGACCAGCTCACGGGCTACGCGGACGCGAAAGGTGTGCCCGCGCCGCGCGTCGGCGTCGTCGCATCGGGCGTGATGTTGATACTCGGCGGCCTCTCCATCCTCGCCGGCGCGTACGCCACTATCGGCGCGGGCATGGTCGCGGTGTTCCTCCTCGTCACGTCGCCCGCGATTCACAACTTCTGGGCAGTGGCCGAGGAGCAGACACAGAGCGAGATGACCGACTTCATCAAGAACGGCGAACTGCTCGGCGCGGCGCTGACGTTCCTCGCGATTAGCGGCACGGAGTGGGAGTACGCGGTTGGGGTCGGCCTCTTCTGA
- a CDS encoding heavy metal translocating P-type ATPase has protein sequence MTERRIHIDVSGMTCANCASTVADAVTALDGVHDADVNFATDGGTVEYDPDEASLAGIYAAIEDAGYDPVDDDRAISVTDMSCANCATTIEDAVGDVAGVISVDANYATDEVSVRYNPAEVDFDDVYAAIEDAGYTPVHEESGEDSESTEDSRSAADAAREAETRRQRNLTLFGALLSVPLLFFVVETHLLGGGILPETVFGARFGWVEFLLATPVYAVLGREFLENSYKALVKNRTANMDVLIALGSTTAYGYSVVALLGILPEAGLYFDTAALILVFITLGNYLEARSKSQASDALRKLLEMEADTATVVREDGTEEEIPLSEVEVGDRMKVRPGEKIPTDGVVVEGESAVDESMVTGESVPVSKESGDEVVGSTVNENGVLVVEATKVGEDTAIQQIVQTVKEAQSRQPEIQNVADRISAYFVPAVILNAVFWAVVWYAFPDALAGVVGALPLWGVVVGGPAAVGVFEFSVVVFASAVLIACPCALGLATPAATMVGTSIGAQNGVLFKGGDILERVRDVDTVVFDKTGTLTTGEMELTDVVAILDDEHAAPDGGAVAAPESEEADDESFVLRMAAAAESGSEHPLGQAIVEGARERGVDVGDAEEFENVPGQGVRATVDGREVLVGNRKLLEDAGVDVTPAEAEMERLEREGKTAMLVAVDGRVAGVVADADTVKESSARAVADLRERGVDVHVITGDNERTARAVAEQVGVDPENVRASVLPDEKADAVEAIQADGTQAMMVGDGVNDAPALATAYVGVAIGSGTDVAIEAADVTLMRDDPYDVVKAIRVSEGTLSKIKQNLFWALGYNTAMIPLASLGLLQPVLAAVAMAISSVSVLTNSLLFRRYTPDEDYRLFGR, from the coding sequence ATGACAGAGCGCCGAATCCACATCGACGTCTCGGGGATGACGTGCGCGAACTGCGCGTCGACCGTGGCGGACGCGGTCACCGCCCTCGACGGCGTCCACGACGCCGACGTGAACTTCGCGACGGACGGCGGCACCGTCGAGTACGACCCCGACGAGGCGTCGCTGGCCGGCATCTACGCGGCCATCGAGGACGCCGGCTACGACCCCGTCGACGACGACCGGGCGATTTCCGTGACGGACATGTCGTGTGCGAACTGCGCGACGACCATCGAGGACGCCGTCGGCGACGTAGCAGGCGTTATCTCGGTGGACGCGAACTACGCCACCGACGAGGTCAGCGTCCGCTACAACCCCGCGGAGGTGGACTTCGACGACGTCTACGCGGCCATCGAAGACGCTGGCTACACGCCCGTCCACGAGGAGAGCGGGGAGGACAGCGAGAGCACGGAGGATAGTCGGAGCGCTGCCGACGCGGCGCGTGAGGCCGAGACCCGCCGCCAGCGCAACCTCACGCTGTTCGGCGCGCTGCTGTCCGTGCCGCTGTTGTTCTTCGTCGTGGAGACCCACCTCCTCGGCGGGGGTATCCTCCCGGAGACCGTCTTCGGCGCGCGCTTCGGCTGGGTGGAGTTCCTGCTCGCGACGCCGGTCTACGCGGTTCTCGGCCGCGAGTTCCTGGAAAATTCCTACAAGGCGCTGGTGAAGAATCGGACCGCGAACATGGACGTGCTCATCGCGCTCGGCTCGACGACCGCGTACGGCTACTCCGTCGTCGCGCTGCTCGGTATCCTCCCGGAGGCGGGGCTGTACTTCGACACGGCCGCGCTCATCCTCGTATTCATCACGCTCGGGAACTACCTCGAAGCCCGCTCGAAGAGCCAAGCCAGCGACGCCCTCCGGAAGCTCCTCGAAATGGAGGCCGACACCGCGACCGTCGTTCGCGAGGACGGTACTGAAGAAGAGATTCCGCTCTCCGAGGTCGAAGTCGGCGACCGGATGAAGGTGCGGCCCGGCGAGAAGATTCCCACGGACGGCGTAGTCGTCGAGGGCGAGTCCGCGGTCGACGAATCGATGGTGACCGGCGAATCGGTTCCAGTCTCGAAGGAATCCGGCGACGAAGTGGTCGGCTCCACCGTCAACGAGAACGGCGTGCTCGTCGTGGAGGCGACGAAGGTCGGCGAGGACACGGCCATCCAGCAAATCGTCCAGACGGTCAAGGAGGCCCAGTCCCGCCAGCCGGAGATTCAGAACGTCGCCGACCGCATCTCCGCGTACTTCGTGCCCGCGGTCATCCTCAACGCCGTCTTCTGGGCGGTCGTCTGGTACGCATTCCCCGACGCGCTCGCGGGCGTCGTCGGCGCGCTCCCGCTGTGGGGCGTCGTGGTCGGCGGGCCCGCGGCGGTGGGCGTCTTCGAGTTCAGCGTCGTCGTGTTCGCGTCGGCGGTGCTCATCGCGTGCCCCTGCGCGCTCGGGCTCGCGACGCCCGCGGCGACGATGGTCGGCACGAGCATCGGCGCGCAGAACGGCGTCCTGTTCAAGGGCGGCGACATCCTCGAACGCGTTCGGGACGTCGACACGGTCGTCTTCGACAAGACGGGCACGCTCACGACCGGCGAGATGGAACTGACCGACGTCGTTGCCATCCTGGACGACGAGCACGCGGCCCCGGACGGCGGCGCAGTGGCGGCACCCGAATCCGAAGAGGCGGACGACGAGTCGTTCGTCCTCCGGATGGCCGCAGCCGCCGAATCCGGCAGTGAGCACCCGCTCGGCCAGGCAATCGTCGAGGGCGCGCGCGAGCGCGGCGTCGACGTCGGCGACGCCGAGGAGTTCGAGAACGTCCCCGGGCAGGGCGTGAGAGCCACTGTCGACGGGCGCGAGGTGCTCGTCGGCAACCGGAAGCTCCTCGAAGACGCAGGCGTCGACGTCACGCCCGCGGAAGCCGAGATGGAGCGCCTCGAACGCGAGGGAAAGACGGCGATGCTGGTCGCCGTCGACGGCCGCGTCGCAGGCGTCGTCGCGGACGCCGACACCGTCAAGGAGAGTTCGGCGCGCGCCGTCGCGGACCTCCGCGAGCGCGGCGTCGACGTGCACGTGATTACGGGGGACAACGAACGCACCGCGCGCGCCGTCGCCGAGCAGGTCGGCGTCGACCCCGAGAACGTCCGGGCGAGCGTGCTCCCCGACGAGAAGGCGGACGCCGTCGAAGCCATTCAGGCGGACGGCACGCAGGCGATGATGGTCGGGGACGGCGTCAACGACGCGCCCGCGCTCGCGACGGCGTACGTCGGCGTCGCCATCGGCTCCGGGACGGACGTCGCCATCGAGGCCGCGGACGTCACGCTGATGCGCGACGACCCCTACGACGTCGTGAAGGCCATCCGCGTCAGCGAGGGGACGCTCTCGAAGATCAAGCAGAACCTCTTCTGGGCGCTGGGCTACAACACCGCGATGATTCCGCTGGCGTCGCTGGGGCTGCTCCAGCCGGTGCTGGCGGCGGTCGCGATGGCCATCTCCAGCGTCAGCGTGCTCACGAACAGCCTGCTGTTCAGGAGATACACGCCGGACGAGGACTATCGGCTGTTCGGGCGGTAG
- a CDS encoding class I fructose-bisphosphate aldolase, whose product MRPFEDSPISRDGKVLILAYDHGLEHGPVDFEEVPETMDPGNVWDIATHDAVSAMAVQKGIAEAYYPSYEDDVNLLAKLNGTSNLWMGEPDSAVNWSVDYAAELGAEAIGFTLYGGSNNEIEMAEEFRQAQEAARDYDLPVVMWSYPRGQGLKNDTSPDTIAYAARQALELGADVAKVKYPGSTDAMSFAVDMAGPTDVVMSGGSKTSDREFLENVKGAVDAGAKGLAVGRNVWQREEPEPFLDALEAVIYEETSVDEALDRI is encoded by the coding sequence ATGCGTCCCTTCGAGGACTCTCCGATTTCGCGCGACGGGAAGGTACTGATTCTCGCGTACGACCACGGGCTCGAACACGGCCCGGTGGACTTCGAGGAAGTGCCCGAGACGATGGACCCCGGGAACGTCTGGGACATCGCCACCCACGACGCGGTGTCGGCGATGGCCGTCCAGAAGGGCATCGCCGAGGCGTACTACCCCTCCTACGAGGACGACGTGAACCTCCTCGCGAAGCTCAACGGCACGTCGAACCTCTGGATGGGCGAGCCCGACTCGGCGGTGAACTGGTCCGTCGACTACGCCGCGGAGCTCGGCGCGGAAGCCATCGGCTTCACGCTGTACGGCGGCTCGAACAACGAAATCGAGATGGCCGAGGAGTTCCGGCAGGCCCAGGAGGCCGCGCGGGACTACGACCTCCCAGTCGTGATGTGGTCGTACCCGCGTGGGCAGGGCCTCAAGAACGACACGTCGCCGGACACCATCGCGTACGCGGCGCGGCAGGCGCTGGAACTCGGCGCGGACGTCGCGAAGGTGAAGTACCCGGGGAGCACGGACGCGATGTCGTTCGCCGTCGACATGGCGGGGCCGACGGACGTCGTGATGTCCGGCGGGTCGAAGACCAGCGACCGCGAGTTCCTCGAAAACGTGAAAGGCGCCGTCGACGCCGGCGCGAAGGGGCTGGCGGTCGGGCGCAACGTCTGGCAGCGCGAGGAACCCGAACCGTTCCTCGACGCGCTCGAAGCGGTCATCTACGAGGAGACGAGCGTCGACGAAGCCCTCGACCGAATCTGA